A region of Streptomyces halobius DNA encodes the following proteins:
- a CDS encoding sulfurtransferase, whose amino-acid sequence MSRSDVLVDADWVEAHIDDPKVVLVEVDEDTSAYDKNHIKNAVRIDWKKDLQDPVRRDFVDQAGFEKLLSAKGIANDDTVILYGGNNNWFASYAYWYFKLYGHDSVKLLDGGRKKWELDSRDLVDGSEVPKRPATEYQAKAQDTAIRAFRDDVVAAIGNQNLVDVRSPDEFSGKLLAPAHLPQEQSQRPGHVPSARNIPWSKNANDDGTFKSDDELKALYQEESVDLSKDTIAYCRIGERSALTWFVLHELLGQTNVKNYDGSWTEYGSLVGVPIELGANK is encoded by the coding sequence ATGAGCCGTAGCGACGTCCTGGTGGACGCCGACTGGGTCGAGGCCCACATCGATGACCCCAAGGTGGTCCTCGTCGAGGTCGACGAGGACACCTCGGCCTACGACAAGAACCACATCAAGAACGCGGTCCGCATCGACTGGAAGAAGGACCTCCAGGACCCGGTGCGCCGCGACTTCGTCGACCAGGCGGGCTTCGAGAAGCTGCTCTCGGCCAAGGGCATCGCCAACGACGACACCGTCATTCTCTACGGCGGCAACAACAACTGGTTCGCGTCGTACGCCTACTGGTACTTCAAGCTCTACGGCCACGACAGCGTCAAGCTCCTCGACGGCGGCCGCAAGAAGTGGGAACTGGACTCCCGCGACCTGGTCGACGGCTCCGAGGTGCCCAAGCGCCCGGCCACCGAGTACCAGGCCAAGGCCCAGGACACCGCCATCCGCGCCTTCCGTGACGACGTCGTCGCCGCCATCGGCAACCAGAACCTGGTCGACGTCCGCTCCCCCGACGAGTTCAGCGGCAAGCTGCTCGCGCCGGCGCACCTCCCGCAGGAGCAGTCGCAGCGCCCCGGCCACGTGCCCAGCGCCCGCAACATCCCGTGGTCCAAGAACGCCAACGACGACGGCACCTTCAAGTCGGACGACGAGCTCAAGGCCCTCTACCAGGAGGAGTCCGTCGACCTGTCGAAGGACACCATCGCCTACTGCCGTATCGGCGAGCGTTCCGCGCTCACCTGGTTCGTGCTGCACGAGCTGCTCGGCCAGACCAACGTCAAGAACTACGACGGTTCCTGGACCGAGTACGGCTCGCTGGTCGGCGTTCCGATCGAGCTCGGCGCCAACAAGTAA
- a CDS encoding DUF1416 domain-containing protein, whose product MCGAQAGGPDASTIKPGETTIQGSVTRDGEPVTGYVRLLDSTGEFTAEVPTSATGQFRFYAAEGTWTVRALIPGGTADRTVVAQQGGLADVSIAV is encoded by the coding sequence ATGTGTGGAGCACAGGCCGGCGGCCCCGACGCCTCGACCATCAAACCCGGTGAGACCACCATCCAGGGCAGTGTGACCCGCGACGGCGAGCCCGTCACCGGCTATGTCCGACTCCTGGACAGCACCGGCGAGTTCACCGCCGAGGTCCCCACCTCGGCGACCGGACAGTTCCGCTTCTACGCGGCCGAGGGCACCTGGACCGTGCGTGCGCTCATCCCGGGCGGCACCGCGGACCGCACCGTCGTCGCCCAGCAGGGCGGCCTGGCGGATGTCAGCATCGCCGTCTGA
- a CDS encoding DUF3099 domain-containing protein, with protein MYAHSRLSAPQRRHRKYFVLMGVCIALFVLAWSVVRLWSVPAAVGMCVVAMVIPPIAAIIGNRREPGERWWDESGDPESDRWWRELDDRNGHPR; from the coding sequence ATGTACGCGCACAGTCGGCTGTCCGCACCGCAACGCCGTCATCGCAAGTACTTCGTCTTGATGGGCGTGTGCATCGCGCTGTTCGTGCTGGCCTGGAGCGTGGTGCGGCTCTGGTCGGTCCCGGCGGCCGTGGGCATGTGCGTCGTCGCCATGGTCATCCCGCCGATCGCCGCGATCATCGGCAACCGCAGGGAACCCGGCGAACGCTGGTGGGACGAGAGCGGCGACCCGGAGTCCGACCGCTGGTGGCGGGAACTGGACGACCGGAACGGGCACCCGCGGTAG
- a CDS encoding DsrE family protein, translated as MAQKKLVIKATAGADAPERCSQAFTVAAVAVASGVEVSLWLTGESTWFALPGRAAEFELPHAAPLPDLIEGITAGGGTVTVCTQCAARRGIEEKDLIEGARIAGAQVFVSETMADGAQALVY; from the coding sequence ATGGCGCAGAAGAAGCTGGTGATCAAGGCGACGGCAGGGGCGGACGCGCCCGAGCGGTGCTCGCAGGCGTTCACGGTGGCGGCGGTGGCGGTGGCCAGCGGCGTCGAGGTGTCGCTGTGGCTGACCGGGGAGTCGACGTGGTTCGCGCTGCCGGGGCGGGCGGCGGAGTTCGAGCTGCCGCATGCGGCGCCGCTGCCGGACCTGATCGAGGGGATCACGGCGGGCGGCGGCACCGTCACGGTGTGTACGCAGTGCGCGGCGCGGCGCGGCATCGAGGAGAAGGACCTGATCGAGGGCGCGCGGATCGCCGGGGCCCAGGTCTTCGTCAGCGAGACGATGGCGGACGGTGCCCAGGCGCTGGTGTACTGA
- a CDS encoding FABP family protein has product MIEIPSDLNPALVPLAFLLGNWEGAGVYDFPGTEKCNFGQEVSFTHDGRDFLAYTSHSWVLDGEGKKVRPLETESGYWRIDADRKVEVVMIRDQGVAEVWYGELADQKPQIELATDAVARTPSAGPYSGGKRLYGYVNGDLMWVGEKTTPEVPLRPYMSAQLKKVADLQQWAESLPDDMPDGVSFFNPDGTPYKG; this is encoded by the coding sequence ATGATCGAGATCCCGTCCGACCTGAACCCGGCCCTGGTGCCGCTCGCCTTCCTCCTCGGCAACTGGGAAGGCGCGGGTGTCTATGACTTCCCCGGCACCGAGAAGTGCAACTTCGGGCAGGAGGTCAGCTTCACCCACGACGGTCGTGACTTCCTCGCCTACACCTCGCACAGCTGGGTGCTCGACGGCGAGGGCAAGAAGGTCCGCCCGCTGGAGACCGAGAGCGGCTACTGGCGCATCGACGCCGACCGCAAGGTCGAGGTCGTGATGATCCGCGACCAGGGCGTGGCCGAGGTCTGGTACGGCGAGCTCGCCGACCAGAAGCCGCAGATCGAGCTGGCCACCGACGCCGTCGCCCGCACCCCGTCCGCCGGTCCGTACAGCGGCGGCAAGCGGCTCTACGGCTATGTCAACGGCGACCTGATGTGGGTCGGCGAGAAGACCACCCCCGAGGTGCCGCTGCGCCCGTACATGTCGGCGCAGCTGAAGAAGGTCGCCGATCTGCAGCAGTGGGCCGAGAGCCTGCCGGACGACATGCCGGACGGGGTCTCCTTCTTCAACCCGGACGGCACGCCCTACAAGGGCTGA
- a CDS encoding FecCD family ABC transporter permease, which yields MARPARTTPLVAALSLALLASLLCGVGLGAAGVSWAQVLRYLGAGLTGGTLTPDEVPAYTIVWELRFPRAVLAAVVGAGLSAIGVAVQALVRNALADPFVLGISSGAAVGANAVLLFGALGALGVWALSVSAFVSALIAMTLVYAAARTAHGLTPLRLVLTGTAMYYGFSAITTLMVFTADRGEAARSAMMWLLGSLSGAGWGSVPIAAVAVAAALAHLRFSAGRLNALAMGDETAAALGVDGSRLRRELFVVAAAVTGAVVAVSGAIGFVGLMVPHVTRMLVGADHRRVLAVAPLLGAILLVWVDLLSRVLLAPVELPVGALTAVIGVPCFVLLMRRRGYTFGGGA from the coding sequence TTGGCACGCCCCGCCCGCACCACCCCCCTGGTGGCCGCGCTCTCCCTCGCCCTCCTCGCCTCCCTGCTCTGCGGGGTCGGCCTCGGCGCCGCCGGGGTGAGCTGGGCACAGGTCCTGCGCTACCTCGGCGCCGGACTCACCGGCGGCACCCTCACCCCCGACGAGGTCCCGGCCTACACCATCGTGTGGGAGCTGCGCTTCCCCCGGGCCGTGCTGGCCGCCGTCGTCGGCGCCGGGCTCTCCGCCATCGGTGTGGCCGTCCAGGCGCTGGTCCGCAACGCCCTCGCCGACCCCTTCGTCCTCGGCATCTCCTCCGGCGCCGCCGTCGGCGCCAACGCCGTCCTCCTCTTCGGGGCGCTCGGCGCGCTCGGCGTCTGGGCGCTGTCGGTGTCCGCGTTCGTCTCCGCGCTGATCGCGATGACCCTGGTGTACGCGGCGGCCCGCACCGCCCACGGCCTCACCCCGCTGCGCCTGGTCCTGACCGGCACGGCCATGTATTACGGCTTCTCCGCCATCACCACCCTCATGGTGTTCACCGCCGACCGCGGCGAAGCGGCCCGCTCCGCGATGATGTGGCTGCTGGGCAGCCTGAGCGGGGCCGGCTGGGGCTCGGTGCCGATCGCCGCGGTCGCGGTGGCCGCCGCCCTGGCCCATCTGCGGTTCTCCGCGGGCCGCCTGAACGCGCTGGCCATGGGCGACGAGACCGCCGCCGCCCTCGGGGTCGACGGGAGCCGGCTGCGCCGTGAGCTGTTCGTCGTCGCCGCGGCGGTCACCGGCGCGGTGGTCGCCGTCAGCGGCGCGATCGGCTTCGTGGGGCTGATGGTGCCGCATGTGACCCGGATGCTGGTCGGCGCCGATCACCGCCGGGTACTGGCCGTCGCCCCACTGCTGGGCGCGATCCTGCTGGTGTGGGTGGATCTGCTGTCCCGGGTGCTGCTGGCGCCCGTGGAACTCCCCGTGGGGGCGCTCACCGCCGTGATCGGCGTGCCCTGCTTCGTCCTGCTGATGCGACGGCGCGGCTACACCTTCGGAGGCGGCGCCTGA
- a CDS encoding ABC transporter ATP-binding protein has translation MRIDIDDLSVEVAGNRLVHDIALRAGSGRLVGLVGPNGSGKSTLLRCVYRALRPAAGTVRLEGADLHAMDAREGARLLAALPQEASTEFDFTVAEVVAMGRLPHQRGSGRANAADQEICRRALARVGADQLAARGFLSLSGGEKQRVLIARALAQEPQVLVLDEPTNHLDISQQLEVLALVRDSRLTVLTALHDLNLAAVHCDELYVIAHGRIVASGPPHDVLTPELLGKVFGVRAHRVRHPESGAVQLLFDRLPPSAAS, from the coding sequence ATGCGGATCGACATCGACGACCTGTCCGTGGAGGTGGCCGGAAACCGGCTGGTCCACGACATCGCCCTACGGGCCGGCAGCGGACGGCTCGTCGGACTGGTCGGGCCCAACGGCAGCGGCAAATCCACCCTGCTGCGCTGCGTCTACCGCGCCCTGCGCCCGGCCGCCGGGACGGTGCGGCTGGAGGGCGCGGACCTGCACGCCATGGACGCGCGCGAGGGCGCCCGGCTGCTGGCCGCGCTCCCCCAGGAGGCGAGCACCGAATTCGACTTCACGGTGGCCGAGGTCGTCGCGATGGGACGGCTGCCGCATCAGCGCGGCTCGGGCCGGGCGAACGCTGCCGACCAGGAGATATGCCGGCGCGCTCTGGCCCGGGTCGGCGCGGACCAGCTGGCCGCACGCGGCTTCCTCAGTCTGTCCGGCGGCGAGAAGCAGCGAGTGCTGATCGCCCGCGCGCTGGCCCAGGAGCCCCAGGTGCTGGTGCTCGACGAGCCCACCAACCACCTGGACATCTCCCAGCAGTTGGAGGTCCTGGCGCTGGTCCGCGACAGCCGGCTGACCGTGCTCACCGCCCTCCACGACCTCAATCTGGCCGCCGTGCACTGCGATGAGCTGTACGTCATCGCGCACGGCCGGATCGTCGCCTCCGGCCCGCCGCACGACGTCCTGACGCCCGAGCTGCTCGGCAAGGTCTTCGGCGTCCGCGCCCACCGCGTACGACATCCCGAATCGGGCGCCGTACAGCTGCTGTTCGACCGCCTCCCCCCGTCCGCCGCCTCATGA
- a CDS encoding ABC transporter substrate-binding protein gives MRIRRPAAPLTALALTVALTGCGAQVATDDDSAEAASGHYPVTIENCGVPTTYDKAPQRVVTNDVGIADIMFALGLEDHMAGYVMPEYRGKIEKVAWKDAYDTVPWLSKKAITKEIALDAKADLVFAGWHYGFGEESGVTPASLKKLGIGSYVLTESCRNGTSGSSRGVMPPLEALYTDLENLGKIFHVEDRAAALVKKYRKQVTAAAAKAPAQADRPSVFLYDGGQDKPMTSGTYAGPHDIITKAGGDHAMKDLKDSWTTVGWETVVERDPDVILINDYGTPTAEQKKKFLTSYAPLANVSAIKNNRIYVLDYADLVESPRNPAAVTNLAAYLRNVHGG, from the coding sequence ATGCGCATCCGCCGCCCCGCCGCCCCGCTCACCGCCCTCGCGCTCACCGTCGCCCTCACCGGCTGCGGCGCCCAGGTAGCCACCGACGACGACTCGGCCGAGGCCGCCTCCGGCCACTACCCCGTCACCATCGAGAACTGCGGCGTCCCCACCACGTACGACAAGGCCCCGCAGCGCGTCGTCACCAACGACGTCGGCATCGCCGACATCATGTTCGCGCTCGGCCTCGAAGACCACATGGCCGGATACGTCATGCCCGAATACCGCGGCAAGATCGAGAAGGTGGCCTGGAAGGACGCCTACGACACGGTCCCCTGGCTGTCCAAAAAGGCCATCACCAAGGAAATCGCCCTGGACGCCAAGGCCGACCTGGTCTTCGCGGGCTGGCACTACGGCTTCGGCGAGGAGAGCGGCGTCACCCCGGCCTCCCTGAAGAAGCTCGGCATCGGCAGCTATGTGCTCACCGAGTCCTGCCGCAACGGCACCTCCGGCAGCTCCCGCGGCGTGATGCCGCCCCTGGAGGCCCTCTACACCGACCTGGAAAACCTCGGGAAGATCTTCCACGTCGAGGACCGGGCCGCCGCACTGGTGAAGAAGTACCGGAAACAGGTCACCGCAGCCGCCGCCAAGGCCCCCGCACAGGCCGACCGCCCCTCCGTCTTCCTCTACGACGGCGGCCAGGACAAGCCCATGACCTCGGGCACATACGCCGGCCCGCACGACATCATCACCAAGGCCGGCGGCGACCACGCCATGAAGGACCTCAAGGACTCCTGGACCACGGTCGGCTGGGAAACCGTCGTCGAACGCGACCCCGACGTCATCCTCATCAACGACTACGGCACCCCCACCGCCGAACAGAAGAAGAAGTTCCTCACCTCCTACGCACCGCTCGCGAACGTCTCCGCCATCAAGAACAACCGCATCTACGTCCTCGACTACGCCGACCTCGTCGAAAGCCCCCGCAACCCCGCGGCCGTCACCAACCTGGCCGCCTACCTGCGGAACGTTCACGGCGGCTGA
- a CDS encoding Fur family transcriptional regulator, translating into MVTTDWQSDLRRRGYRLTPQRQLVLEAVDRLEHATPDDILTEVRKTAGGVNISTVYRTLELLEELELVSHAHLGHGAPTYHLADRHHHIHLVCRDCTDVIEADLSVAAPFTAKLREQFGFDTDMKHFAIFGRCAGCTAKAGSNAARDEG; encoded by the coding sequence GTGGTAACCACCGACTGGCAGAGTGACCTCCGCAGGCGCGGATACCGCCTGACTCCGCAGCGCCAGCTCGTACTGGAGGCTGTCGACAGGCTGGAACACGCCACGCCCGACGACATCCTCACCGAGGTACGCAAAACGGCCGGCGGCGTGAACATCTCCACCGTCTACCGCACCCTGGAGCTCCTGGAGGAACTGGAGCTGGTCAGCCACGCCCACCTCGGCCACGGCGCGCCGACCTACCACCTGGCCGACCGCCACCACCACATCCACCTGGTGTGCCGGGACTGCACGGACGTCATCGAGGCGGATCTGTCGGTGGCCGCGCCCTTCACGGCGAAACTGCGCGAACAGTTCGGCTTCGACACGGACATGAAGCACTTCGCGATCTTCGGCCGCTGCGCGGGGTGCACGGCCAAGGCCGGATCGAACGCCGCGCGGGACGAGGGCTAG